A stretch of Mycobacterium sp. ITM-2016-00316 DNA encodes these proteins:
- a CDS encoding condensation domain-containing protein yields MQIGKITIGTIDDWKPAPGVVTSWHPTTESMDKARQAPVSAVPVSYMQGQHIRGVYEQDAKGLDYSRQIIATCEVPGTCDISAMNHALNHYLRRHDTYRSWFEYDGSGEIVRRSIVDPADIEFEPVNHGEITAVDARKHIVDIPTPLEWGCFSFGIVQSEDHFDFYAAIDHVHGDAALIGITMLEAHGMYTSLLSTGQPMALPDAGRFDDFCVQERENTAGLTVDSPEVRAWIEFAENNNGSMPEFPLPLGNPLEPTVADMVGELLLDADQTARFEAACTAAGTRFVGGLYACTAMVEHELTGAATYYGLTPRDTRRTSDNFMTQGWFTGLVPITVPIAATTFAEAAWSAQTSFDSGLNLARVPYYRVLELAPWLDKPGPNFPVSNFLHGGAAPLNAVLAAAEMGYSNNIGIYSDGRFSYQLTIYVFRYEAGTAMAVMFPDNEVAHKSVARYIATMKSVIEQVADSGDWGRFA; encoded by the coding sequence TTGCAAATCGGGAAGATCACGATCGGCACGATCGATGACTGGAAGCCGGCCCCCGGTGTGGTGACCTCCTGGCACCCCACGACCGAGTCGATGGACAAGGCCCGGCAGGCCCCGGTCAGTGCCGTCCCGGTCAGCTACATGCAGGGCCAGCACATCCGTGGGGTCTATGAGCAGGACGCCAAAGGTCTGGACTATTCACGGCAGATCATCGCGACCTGTGAAGTGCCTGGCACCTGCGATATCTCGGCGATGAATCACGCGCTCAACCACTATCTGCGCCGGCATGACACCTACCGCAGCTGGTTCGAATACGACGGTTCCGGTGAGATCGTCCGGCGCAGCATCGTCGACCCCGCCGATATCGAATTCGAACCCGTCAACCACGGCGAGATCACCGCCGTGGACGCGCGCAAACACATTGTCGACATACCCACACCGTTGGAGTGGGGCTGTTTCTCCTTCGGAATCGTGCAGAGCGAAGACCATTTCGATTTCTACGCCGCCATCGACCATGTGCACGGCGATGCGGCGCTGATCGGGATCACCATGCTCGAGGCGCACGGTATGTACACGTCGTTGCTTTCCACCGGCCAGCCGATGGCGCTGCCGGACGCCGGTCGATTCGACGATTTCTGCGTTCAGGAACGCGAGAACACGGCAGGACTGACGGTGGATTCCCCGGAGGTCCGGGCCTGGATCGAGTTCGCCGAGAACAACAACGGCAGCATGCCCGAATTTCCGCTGCCGCTGGGCAATCCGCTAGAGCCGACGGTTGCCGACATGGTCGGGGAGTTGCTGCTCGACGCGGACCAGACCGCCAGGTTCGAGGCGGCCTGCACGGCGGCCGGCACCCGTTTCGTCGGCGGCCTTTACGCTTGCACCGCCATGGTCGAGCACGAGTTGACCGGCGCGGCAACCTATTACGGACTCACTCCGCGTGACACCCGGCGCACATCGGACAATTTCATGACCCAGGGCTGGTTCACCGGCCTGGTCCCGATCACCGTGCCGATCGCGGCGACGACCTTCGCCGAGGCCGCATGGTCGGCGCAGACCTCCTTCGATTCGGGCCTGAACCTGGCGAGGGTCCCGTATTACCGGGTGCTGGAATTGGCGCCGTGGCTGGACAAACCGGGACCCAACTTTCCGGTGTCGAACTTCCTGCACGGTGGCGCCGCACCATTGAATGCGGTGCTCGCGGCAGCCGAAATGGGCTATTCGAACAATATCGGTATCTATTCCGACGGCCGGTTCTCCTACCAGCTCACCATTTACGTCTTCCGGTACGAGGCCGGTACGGCAATGGCGGTGATGTTCCCGGACAACGAGGTGGCCCATAAGTCGGTCGCCCGCTATATCGCCACCATGAAATCCGTGATCGAGCAGGTCGCCGACAGCGGGGACTGGGGCCGTTTTGCCTGA